In Candidatus Promineifilum breve, one genomic interval encodes:
- a CDS encoding 6-pyruvoyl trahydropterin synthase family protein, which yields MYTVAVKRDFVGQHFLIGGDWGAENERHSHHYVVEVQLEGSELDRHGYLVDIVDIEHHLEALVAHYRDRTLNELPEFAGLNPSIEHFARIFGESLSARITAANITALTLKIWENEIAWAAYRLAR from the coding sequence ATGTATACTGTGGCCGTCAAGCGTGATTTCGTGGGCCAACATTTTCTGATCGGCGGCGATTGGGGCGCGGAAAATGAGCGCCACTCGCACCATTACGTGGTCGAAGTGCAGCTGGAGGGCAGCGAACTGGACCGCCACGGTTATCTGGTGGACATCGTTGATATCGAACACCATCTGGAGGCGCTGGTGGCCCACTATCGCGACCGCACCCTCAACGAATTGCCCGAATTTGCCGGCCTTAACCCCAGTATCGAGCACTTCGCGCGCATCTTCGGCGAGAGCTTGTCGGCGCGGATCACGGCCGCCAACATCACCGCCCTGACCCTCAAAATCTGGGAAAACGAGATCGCCTGGGCCGCCTATCGTCTGGCCCGGTAA
- a CDS encoding zinc-dependent alcohol dehydrogenase, whose product MNRRALYFVAAGVAEVRAEPMAPPAPGELLIATRLSAISPGTEMLVYRGQAPRDMAVDATIAALDGGFRFPLKFGYAAVGRVTALGPGVDPSWLGRDVFAFNPHESHFIAAVADVQPLPAGIDPESAVFLPNMETAVSFLMDGRPVIGERVVVVGQGVVGLLTTALLAQLPLESLTVIDPLPGRRAWAMRLGATAALSPDEAAETLGGAADLTYELSGRPEGLELAIALTGDYGRVVIGSWYGRKRVELDLGGRFHRAHIRLIGTQVSHLAPEWRGRWTKARRLAVAWEMIRRRRPGQLITHRIPFGRAAEAYALIDNNPDETAQIVLTYD is encoded by the coding sequence ATGAATCGGCGCGCGCTCTACTTCGTGGCTGCCGGAGTGGCCGAAGTGCGCGCCGAGCCGATGGCCCCGCCCGCGCCGGGCGAACTGCTCATCGCCACGCGCCTGTCGGCCATTAGCCCCGGCACGGAGATGCTGGTCTATCGCGGGCAAGCGCCGCGCGACATGGCCGTGGACGCGACGATTGCCGCGCTGGACGGCGGCTTCCGCTTCCCGCTCAAGTTCGGCTATGCCGCCGTCGGCCGCGTCACGGCTCTGGGGCCGGGGGTCGATCCATCCTGGCTGGGGCGCGACGTGTTCGCCTTCAACCCGCACGAGAGCCATTTTATCGCCGCCGTAGCAGACGTACAGCCATTGCCGGCGGGCATCGACCCCGAGTCGGCCGTCTTCCTGCCCAATATGGAAACGGCCGTCTCGTTCCTGATGGACGGCCGGCCGGTCATCGGCGAGCGCGTGGTCGTCGTCGGGCAGGGGGTCGTCGGGCTGTTGACGACGGCCCTATTGGCCCAATTGCCGTTGGAATCTCTGACCGTCATCGATCCCCTACCGGGGCGGCGCGCCTGGGCCATGCGGCTGGGGGCCACGGCGGCGCTGTCGCCCGACGAGGCGGCCGAGACGCTGGGCGGCGCGGCCGATCTGACCTATGAGCTGTCAGGCCGGCCGGAAGGGCTGGAGTTGGCGATTGCCCTCACCGGCGACTATGGCCGCGTGGTCATCGGCTCATGGTATGGCCGCAAACGGGTCGAATTAGACCTGGGCGGCCGCTTCCATCGCGCCCACATACGCCTCATCGGCACGCAGGTCAGCCATCTGGCCCCGGAGTGGCGCGGGCGCTGGACGAAGGCGCGGCGGCTGGCCGTGGCCTGGGAGATGATTCGCCGCCGCCGGCCGGGGCAACTCATCACCCACCGCATCCCGTTCGGCCGCGCCGCCGAGGCGTATGCCCTGATCGACAACAACCCGGACGAGACGGCGCAGATCGTCTTGACCTACGACTAG
- the glgP gene encoding alpha-glucan family phosphorylase: MQDLIERMPEKLRRLPELAYNVWWSWNAEAREIFRRLDYPLWRRTLHNPVLVLRQVSDENLLARARDASFLRRFNKVMMDYDRAMSNGHSWFHTTYPHLTRKTIAYFSFEFGLHSSLPIYSGGLGILAGDHAKEASDLGLPFVGIGFLYPQGYFRQHVPSHGWQEAIYDPIDMTNVPILPVHKEDGEEMRISVEMGGRLVHARIWRIQVGRVPLFLMDTDVPENQPWDRELSARLYSGDSEMRIRQEIMLGVGGVRLLHLLGYDPAVLHMNEGHSAFLLLEAVRERVAAGLSFEEACREVKARTIFTTHTPVPAGHDVFAFHLMDKYFYGYWDQLGISRGEFLSLGQHEEPWGAAFNMTVLALRMAGQFNGVSALHGQVSREMWHHVWPHVPVDEVPITSVTNGIHVPTWTAGEMRHIFNKYLGADWEDHHDDPVLWERLTETSDEELWQVHVALKAKLMSYLRSRARRSWVNGMCDPTEVLVSGTLLDPHALTIGFARRFATYKRASLLFSDMDRLRSILLDIHRPVQLIFAGKAHPADEPGKHLIQQVHGMAKSNQFGGRVAFVENYDMHSARYFKQGVDVWLNTPRRPREASGTSGMKASLNGIPNLSILDGWWVEGYNGANGWAIEDRQFDNVDEQDAHDAQAIYRLLEEEIVPLYYSQDRDGIPRGWVEVMREAIRSNAWRFSTRRMVKEYTTELYLKAMTAELLAEPV, encoded by the coding sequence ATGCAAGACCTAATTGAACGAATGCCGGAAAAACTGCGCCGCTTGCCGGAGCTGGCCTATAACGTCTGGTGGAGTTGGAACGCCGAGGCGCGCGAGATCTTTCGCCGGCTGGATTATCCGCTGTGGCGGCGCACGCTACACAACCCGGTGCTGGTATTGCGCCAGGTGAGTGATGAGAACCTGCTGGCTCGCGCCCGCGATGCCTCTTTTCTGCGCCGTTTCAACAAGGTGATGATGGACTACGACCGGGCCATGTCCAACGGCCATAGCTGGTTCCACACCACCTACCCCCATCTGACGCGCAAGACGATTGCCTATTTCTCCTTCGAGTTCGGTCTGCACAGCTCGTTGCCGATTTACTCCGGCGGTCTGGGCATCCTGGCCGGCGACCATGCCAAGGAAGCCAGCGATCTGGGGCTGCCGTTCGTGGGCATCGGTTTTCTCTATCCGCAGGGCTACTTTCGCCAGCACGTGCCGTCGCATGGCTGGCAAGAGGCCATCTACGACCCCATCGACATGACCAACGTGCCCATCCTGCCCGTCCACAAAGAGGACGGCGAGGAGATGCGCATCAGCGTCGAGATGGGCGGGCGGCTGGTTCATGCGCGCATCTGGCGCATCCAGGTCGGCCGCGTGCCCCTGTTCCTGATGGACACCGACGTGCCCGAGAACCAGCCGTGGGATCGCGAACTGTCGGCCCGCCTCTACTCCGGCGATAGCGAGATGCGCATCCGCCAGGAGATCATGCTGGGCGTCGGCGGCGTGCGGCTGCTGCATTTATTGGGCTATGACCCGGCCGTGCTGCACATGAACGAGGGCCACTCGGCCTTCCTGCTGCTCGAGGCCGTGCGCGAGCGCGTCGCCGCCGGTCTCAGCTTCGAGGAAGCCTGCCGGGAAGTGAAGGCGCGCACCATCTTCACCACCCACACCCCCGTGCCCGCCGGCCATGACGTCTTCGCCTTTCACCTGATGGATAAATATTTCTACGGCTATTGGGACCAACTCGGCATCAGCCGCGGCGAGTTCCTCAGCCTGGGCCAGCACGAGGAACCGTGGGGGGCAGCCTTCAACATGACCGTGCTGGCCTTGCGTATGGCCGGCCAGTTCAACGGCGTCAGCGCGCTGCACGGCCAGGTCTCGCGCGAGATGTGGCACCACGTCTGGCCCCATGTGCCCGTCGATGAAGTGCCGATTACCTCGGTCACCAACGGCATCCACGTGCCCACCTGGACGGCGGGCGAGATGCGCCACATCTTCAATAAGTACCTCGGCGCGGATTGGGAAGATCACCACGACGACCCCGTGCTATGGGAGCGGCTGACCGAAACATCCGACGAGGAGTTGTGGCAGGTTCACGTGGCCCTGAAGGCCAAGTTGATGAGCTATCTGCGCTCGCGGGCGCGCCGCTCGTGGGTGAACGGCATGTGCGACCCGACGGAAGTGCTGGTCAGCGGCACACTGCTGGATCCCCACGCCCTGACCATTGGCTTTGCCCGTCGCTTCGCCACCTATAAGCGCGCCTCGCTGCTGTTCAGCGATATGGATCGGCTGCGCTCCATCCTGCTCGACATCCACCGGCCGGTGCAGCTCATCTTCGCCGGCAAGGCCCATCCGGCCGATGAACCGGGCAAGCATCTGATCCAGCAGGTTCACGGCATGGCGAAGTCCAATCAGTTCGGCGGCCGGGTGGCCTTCGTGGAGAACTACGACATGCACTCGGCGCGTTACTTTAAGCAGGGCGTGGACGTCTGGCTGAACACGCCGCGCCGGCCGCGCGAGGCCAGCGGCACCAGCGGCATGAAGGCCTCGCTCAATGGCATCCCCAACCTCAGCATCCTTGATGGCTGGTGGGTGGAGGGCTACAACGGGGCCAACGGCTGGGCCATCGAGGATCGCCAGTTCGACAACGTAGATGAGCAGGATGCCCACGACGCGCAGGCCATCTATCGCCTGCTCGAAGAAGAGATTGTGCCCCTCTACTATAGCCAGGATCGCGACGGCATCCCCCGTGGCTGGGTCGAAGTGATGCGCGAAGCCATTCGCTCCAACGCCTGGCGCTTCAGCACGCGCCGCATGGTGAAGGAATACACGACTGAGCTATACTTGAAGGCGATGACGGCCGAGTTGCTGGCCGAGCCGGTCTGA
- a CDS encoding class I SAM-dependent methyltransferase yields MSYTFSRYLAAKRPIDDRSLNHHVWQTVRAALPAGPLAVLEVGAGIGTMIDRLHERGLLAEGSRYTAVDADPALLAEARTRLAARELPVTLELVAADVHAFARRERGRRTWDLLVAHAFLDLVDAPALLPELFALLRPGGLFWFTINFDGLTALEPPVDPGFDDLVIDLYHRTMDERRLDGRPTGGSRAGRALLRQIPAAGGHILAAGASDWVVMPQAGHYSDDEAYFLHHMLHFFESSLTGRPELDPERFAAWLARRRAQIDAGELALIVHQIDVGGVVEN; encoded by the coding sequence ATGAGCTATACCTTTAGCCGCTATCTGGCCGCCAAACGGCCGATCGATGATCGCTCGCTGAACCACCACGTTTGGCAAACGGTGCGCGCCGCCTTGCCCGCCGGGCCGCTCGCCGTTCTGGAAGTCGGCGCGGGCATCGGCACGATGATCGACCGGCTCCACGAGCGCGGCCTGCTGGCCGAAGGTAGCCGCTACACGGCCGTGGATGCCGATCCGGCGCTGCTGGCCGAAGCCCGGACAAGGCTGGCGGCAAGAGAGTTGCCCGTGACGCTGGAACTGGTGGCGGCCGACGTCCACGCTTTCGCCCGACGCGAGCGCGGCCGGCGGACGTGGGACTTGCTCGTGGCCCATGCCTTTCTCGATCTGGTGGACGCGCCGGCCCTGCTGCCGGAGTTGTTCGCGCTGCTGCGGCCGGGCGGGCTGTTCTGGTTCACCATCAACTTCGACGGGCTGACCGCGCTGGAGCCGCCGGTCGATCCCGGCTTTGACGACCTGGTGATCGACCTCTATCACCGGACGATGGACGAGCGGCGGCTGGACGGCCGCCCCACTGGCGGCAGCCGCGCCGGGCGGGCGCTGCTGCGGCAAATCCCGGCCGCGGGCGGGCACATTCTGGCCGCCGGCGCGTCGGATTGGGTCGTCATGCCCCAGGCGGGTCACTATTCCGACGACGAGGCCTATTTCCTGCACCACATGCTCCACTTCTTCGAAAGCTCGCTGACCGGCCGGCCCGAACTTGACCCTGAACGCTTCGCCGCCTGGCTGGCCCGCCGCCGCGCCCAGATCGACGCCGGTGAATTGGCGTTGATCGTCCACCAGATCGACGTGGGCGGTGTTGTTGAGAACTAG
- a CDS encoding glycosyltransferase family 4 protein — translation MRVGLVIYGSLATVSGGYLYDRQLVAHLEQQGDEVAIIALPWRSYGRHLLDNLSADLPRRMNGGFDVVLQDELNHPSLAWANGRLRRGPHPPIVAIVHHLRASEQRPAWQNWFYRRVERRYLRTADAFIFNSQTTRREVEALTGRARPHIVAYPGGDRLGPPATLSLEARANQSPFRLLFVGNVIPRKGSHDLVAALARVKGDWTLTIVGSVAVDATYVRHVRELAAQAGIGERLIWRGGLPDNELAAEMAAAHVLAVPSAYEGFGIVYLEGMGFGLPALATTAGAAAEIVTDGGNGYLVPPGDVVALAARIQSLLDDRALLARLSAAAVAGYAHRPTWAETTAAMRQFLVTIARQPEGG, via the coding sequence ATGCGCGTCGGACTGGTCATCTACGGCTCCCTGGCGACCGTTTCCGGCGGCTATCTCTATGACCGGCAACTGGTGGCCCATCTGGAGCAGCAGGGCGACGAGGTGGCGATCATCGCGCTCCCCTGGCGCTCCTATGGGCGGCATCTGCTGGACAACCTTTCGGCCGACCTGCCGCGCCGCATGAATGGCGGCTTCGACGTGGTGTTGCAAGACGAACTCAATCACCCGTCGCTGGCCTGGGCCAACGGCCGCCTGCGTCGCGGCCCCCATCCGCCCATCGTCGCCATCGTCCATCACCTGCGGGCCAGCGAACAGCGTCCGGCCTGGCAAAATTGGTTTTACCGCCGGGTGGAGCGCCGCTATTTGCGCACGGCCGATGCGTTCATCTTCAATAGCCAAACCACCCGCCGCGAGGTGGAAGCATTGACCGGCCGCGCCCGGCCCCACATTGTCGCTTACCCTGGCGGCGACCGTCTTGGGCCGCCTGCCACGCTCTCGCTGGAGGCCAGGGCCAACCAAAGCCCCTTTCGCCTGCTCTTCGTCGGCAACGTCATCCCGCGCAAGGGTTCGCATGATCTGGTAGCGGCCCTGGCCCGCGTTAAGGGTGATTGGACGCTGACGATTGTGGGCAGCGTGGCGGTCGATGCGACTTACGTGCGGCATGTGCGCGAGTTGGCGGCGCAAGCGGGGATCGGCGAACGTCTCATCTGGCGCGGTGGGCTACCGGATAACGAGTTGGCGGCCGAGATGGCCGCCGCCCACGTCCTGGCCGTGCCCTCGGCCTATGAGGGCTTCGGCATCGTCTACCTAGAGGGCATGGGCTTTGGGCTGCCCGCGCTGGCGACCACGGCCGGGGCCGCGGCCGAGATCGTGACCGACGGCGGCAACGGCTATCTCGTGCCGCCGGGCGATGTCGTGGCGCTGGCGGCGCGTATCCAGTCATTGCTCGACGACCGGGCGCTGTTGGCCCGGCTCAGCGCCGCGGCCGTGGCCGGCTATGCCCACCGTCCGACGTGGGCCGAAACCACCGCCGCCATGCGTCAATTCCTCGTCACTATCGCCCGCCAACCGGAGGGAGGATGA
- a CDS encoding OsmC family protein yields the protein MSTIAIKWMQEQSRLFACRDSSGNTVMSGSWSTDESSGQEWKAAKPSDLLLMGLASCAAHDVVAILERQRQNLSGLRVDVDGRQLPDPPYAFTTIHLRFTLAGDGLNPEKVERALDLSLNKYCSVAATLRGVATITHDYVIED from the coding sequence TTGAGCACTATCGCTATCAAATGGATGCAAGAGCAGAGTCGCCTCTTTGCCTGTCGCGATTCATCGGGCAATACGGTCATGTCCGGTTCGTGGTCAACCGATGAAAGCAGCGGGCAGGAATGGAAAGCGGCCAAACCGTCCGACCTGCTGCTGATGGGTCTGGCCTCCTGCGCCGCCCATGACGTGGTCGCCATCCTGGAGCGCCAACGGCAGAACCTGTCCGGTTTGCGCGTCGACGTGGACGGCCGTCAGCTACCCGACCCGCCCTATGCCTTCACCACCATCCACCTGCGCTTCACCCTGGCCGGCGACGGCCTGAACCCGGAGAAGGTCGAGCGGGCGCTCGATCTCTCCCTCAATAAATATTGTTCCGTCGCCGCCACCCTGCGCGGCGTGGCGACGATCACCCACGATTACGTCATCGAGGACTGA